One window from the genome of Sesamum indicum cultivar Zhongzhi No. 13 linkage group LG15, S_indicum_v1.0, whole genome shotgun sequence encodes:
- the LOC105177270 gene encoding myb-related protein 306, whose amino-acid sequence MGRSPCCDKVGLKKGPWTPEEDQKLLAYIEEHGHGSWRALPAKAGLQRCGKSCRLRWTNYLRPDIKRGKFSLQEEQTIIQLHALLGNRWSAIATHLPKRTDNEIKNYWNTHLKKRLDKMGIDPVTHKPKNDTLVASDGQSKNAANLSHMAQWESARLEAEARLVRQSKLRPGSSTSYQTQSSEFASTSSPVQKPAGPSRCLDVLKAWNGVVWGKANEAAGASGGVSAVGTGGDLESPTSTLSSAAGVGESSTAFVELVRNSSGTCDGGGTMKDESEGEWKNLTEYRDGIGISTPFPSELQETSFPSAWEPESMRGNSTEHVPCGNFVEKFTDLLLSNCSGDRRFSDDGGESDNGGGSDYYEDNKNYWNSILNLVNSSPSDSPIF is encoded by the exons ATGGGTCGGTCTCCATGTTGCGATAAAGTAGGGTTGAAGAAAGGCCCCTGGACGCCTGAAGAAGATCAGAAGCTCCTGGCTTATATTGAAGAACATGGCCATGGAAGCTGGCGGGCCTTGCCCGCCAAAGCTG GGCTTCAGAGATGTGGGAAGAGTTGCAGATTGAGGTGGACTAATTATTTGAGACCTGATATCAAAAGAGGCAAGTTCAGTTTACAAGAAGAGCAAACTATCATTCAGCTCCATGCTCTTTTAGGAAACAG GTGGTCGGCCATAGCCACTCATTTGCCCAAAAGAACAGACAACGAGATCAAGAATTACTGGAACACCCATCTCAAGAAAAGATTAGACAAAATGGGTATCGACCCGGTGACCCACAAGCCCAAAAATGACACCCTGGTCGCCAGTGATGGCCAGTCCAAGAACGCTGCTAATCTCAGCCACATGGCTCAGTGGGAAAGCGCTCGCCTCGAAGCCGAAGCCAGATTGGTCAGGCAGTCCAAACTCCGACCCGGCTCGTCTACTTCCTATCAG ACTCAGAGCTCAGAATTCGCCTCCACTTCAAGCCCCGTCCAGAAGCCAGCCGGGCCGTCTCGATGTCTCGACGTGCTGAAGGCGTGGAATGGCGTCGTGTGGGGAAAGGCAAACGAAGCTGCTGGTGCCAGTGGGGGTGTTTCGGCGGTTGGAACCGGGGGCGACCTGGAATCACCGACGTCGACGCTCAGCTCCGCCGCGGGAGTAGGAGAGAGCTCCACCGCTTTTGTCGAGCTGGTGAGAAACTCATCTGGAACATGTGACGGCGGCGGAACCATGAAAGACGAAAGCGAAGGAGAGTGGAAGAATCTGACGGAGTACAGAGACGGGATTGGGATTTCGACTCCATTCCCATCAGAATTGCAGGAGACGTCTTTCCCATCAGCGTGGGAGCCGGAATCCATGAGAGGGAACTCTACCGAACATGTTCCCTGTGGGAATTTCGTCGAAAAGTTTACCGACCTCTTGCTCAGTAATTGCTCGGGTGACCGTCGGTTCTCGGACGACGGCGGAGAGTCGGATAACGGCGGCGGCAGTGATTATTATGAAGATAACAAGAATTATTGGAACAGCATTCTGAATCTGGTGAATTCTTCGCCCTCTGATTCgccaatattttaa